In one Ornithinimicrobium pratense genomic region, the following are encoded:
- a CDS encoding glycosyltransferase has product MTTGPTPHVFLTRFNLPANRVEQSIFSPEWLTARMRLFEAYTVPSVRAQEQEGLSWVIYLDQQGTPDWLRERMTQLQEELPLHPIYLDRALDPETIRAHVLRVSGRTMGPVVTSNLDNDDGLATDFVQRVRRLVPATTPSAIYLTKGLIWHGQRVYLRQDRNNAFVAVVDDIASADYLSCWAGVHDQLESVMPAVREAGNPAWLQVVHGRNVSNRVAGQLVAPGSHGARFPGLIDDLPDVTLPDRVKDLAARPARLARDKVVRPGATLVRTVIGPRRYEDIKMAIQGHR; this is encoded by the coding sequence ATGACAACTGGCCCTACCCCCCACGTCTTCCTCACCAGGTTCAACCTGCCGGCCAACAGGGTCGAGCAGTCCATCTTTTCCCCGGAGTGGCTCACCGCCCGCATGCGGCTCTTCGAGGCCTACACCGTCCCGTCGGTGCGGGCTCAGGAGCAGGAGGGTCTGTCCTGGGTGATCTACCTGGACCAGCAGGGCACCCCGGACTGGCTGCGCGAGCGGATGACGCAGCTGCAGGAGGAGCTACCGCTCCACCCCATCTACCTGGATCGTGCCCTGGACCCTGAGACGATCCGCGCCCACGTCCTGCGCGTCAGCGGCCGGACCATGGGCCCGGTCGTCACCTCCAACCTGGACAACGACGACGGGTTGGCCACTGATTTCGTGCAGCGGGTCCGTCGGCTTGTGCCGGCCACCACCCCGTCAGCGATCTACCTGACCAAGGGCCTGATCTGGCACGGCCAGCGGGTCTACCTGCGTCAGGATCGCAACAACGCTTTCGTCGCGGTCGTGGACGACATCGCCTCTGCCGACTACCTCAGTTGCTGGGCAGGGGTGCACGACCAGCTTGAGTCCGTGATGCCGGCCGTCCGCGAGGCGGGTAACCCCGCCTGGCTGCAGGTCGTGCACGGACGCAACGTCTCCAACCGCGTGGCCGGGCAGCTGGTGGCTCCGGGCAGTCACGGAGCCAGGTTCCCCGGTCTGATCGACGACCTGCCCGACGTCACGCTGCCGGACCGGGTCAAGGACCTTGCGGCCCGTCCCGCGCGCCTGGCCCGGGACAAGGTCGTCCGTCCGGGGGCCACCCTGGTCCGTACGGTCATCGGTCCGCGCCGCTACGAAGACATCAAGATGGCGATCCAGGGGCACCGCTAG
- a CDS encoding NAD-dependent epimerase/dehydratase family protein — protein sequence MKILVTGTDGYLGCLLAPALRADGHEVIGLDTGFYRNGWLYNGVPSTPFTLDKDMRDLTPDDLEGVDAVVAMAELSNDPTGDLVGPITFDINHRGSAHVAQTAKEAGVSRFVYMSSCSVYGVADGWVDETSPIDPQTAYAECKALTENDLHELADDHFHPTSLRNATAFGASPRQRFDIVLNNLCGLAWVEKNIAMTSDGTPWRPMVHALDIAKAIRTVLTADVDTVHDGVFNVGSNDNNYTVRQIAETVAAEFPDCALTFGPPGQDNRSYRVNFDKIHDELGFSCDWDLARGARQLHQVFELIDLDRETFYGRGHTRLKQIQHLLDTGQVDGSLFWKEPAV from the coding sequence ATGAAGATCCTGGTCACCGGGACAGACGGCTACCTGGGATGCCTGCTGGCACCGGCCCTCCGGGCTGACGGGCATGAGGTGATCGGCCTCGACACCGGTTTCTACCGAAACGGCTGGCTCTACAACGGGGTCCCCAGCACCCCGTTCACCCTGGACAAGGACATGCGCGACCTCACCCCGGACGACCTGGAAGGTGTCGACGCGGTGGTGGCCATGGCAGAGCTGTCGAACGACCCCACCGGAGACCTCGTGGGGCCCATCACCTTCGACATCAACCACAGAGGCTCGGCGCACGTGGCGCAGACGGCCAAGGAAGCCGGTGTCTCCCGGTTCGTCTACATGAGCAGCTGCTCGGTCTATGGCGTGGCTGACGGCTGGGTCGACGAGACGTCCCCGATCGACCCGCAGACGGCCTACGCCGAGTGCAAGGCCCTCACCGAGAACGACCTGCACGAGCTGGCCGACGACCACTTCCACCCCACGTCGCTGCGCAACGCGACGGCCTTCGGCGCCTCCCCGCGGCAGCGCTTCGACATCGTGCTCAACAACCTGTGCGGGCTGGCGTGGGTGGAGAAGAACATCGCAATGACCTCGGACGGCACCCCATGGCGGCCCATGGTCCACGCCCTGGACATCGCCAAGGCGATCCGGACCGTGCTGACCGCGGACGTCGACACTGTGCACGACGGCGTCTTCAACGTCGGGTCCAACGACAACAACTACACCGTCCGGCAGATCGCCGAGACGGTCGCGGCGGAGTTTCCAGACTGTGCGTTGACCTTCGGGCCCCCCGGGCAGGACAACCGGTCCTACCGGGTCAACTTCGACAAGATCCACGACGAGCTGGGCTTCTCCTGCGACTGGGACCTGGCCCGCGGCGCCCGCCAGCTGCACCAGGTCTTCGAGCTCATCGACCTGGACCGCGAGACCTTCTACGGTCGTGGGCACACTAGGCTCAAGCAGATCCAGCACCTCCTCGACACCGGTCAGGTGGACGGCTCACTGTTCTGGAAGGAACCGGCAGTATGA
- a CDS encoding glycosyltransferase, protein MARRKALLVAESGGHLDQLVRIAPRLRPQFDSLIFVTSETDQSRSLLAGHDVRFVPRVPPRAGRSAARALFPAVRLMRGERVTDVISTGSAVAVPFLLGARLSGLEAHYIESAARTDGPSLTGRIVRRFPRVRLYTQYSRWADEVWSYRGSVFDGFTARPSGREQAPPRRVVVTLGTLNQYPFDRAVQAVRRVLEQLGETNVDVLWQIGMAQAEALPGEVCSTVSAERLRVAIAQADLVIAHAGTGSALQILDAGRVPLFLPRSSAKGEHVDDHQLLIADELSARGLAVTADPDDLRPEHVWEALSRRVERGSAAEFTLKTGES, encoded by the coding sequence ATGGCCCGCCGCAAAGCCCTGCTCGTGGCCGAGAGCGGCGGTCACCTCGACCAGCTCGTCCGGATCGCGCCGCGTCTTCGACCACAGTTCGACTCCCTGATCTTCGTCACCTCGGAGACTGACCAATCTAGAAGCCTTCTCGCGGGACACGACGTCCGTTTCGTCCCTCGGGTCCCACCCCGTGCTGGGCGCTCGGCAGCCCGTGCACTGTTCCCAGCGGTACGACTCATGCGAGGCGAACGGGTCACGGACGTCATCTCCACCGGCTCCGCGGTTGCCGTTCCGTTCTTGCTGGGTGCGCGGCTGTCCGGGTTGGAGGCGCACTACATCGAAAGCGCCGCCCGGACCGATGGCCCCAGCCTCACCGGCCGCATCGTCCGACGCTTCCCGAGGGTGCGTCTCTACACGCAGTACTCTCGCTGGGCTGACGAGGTGTGGTCCTACCGTGGGTCGGTCTTCGACGGTTTTACTGCTCGCCCATCGGGCCGGGAGCAGGCGCCACCTAGACGCGTCGTGGTGACCTTGGGAACGTTGAATCAGTACCCCTTCGACCGCGCCGTTCAGGCGGTCCGTCGGGTGCTGGAGCAACTCGGGGAGACGAATGTCGATGTGTTGTGGCAGATCGGTATGGCGCAGGCGGAAGCTCTGCCGGGAGAGGTCTGTTCGACGGTTTCCGCCGAGCGGTTGCGGGTCGCGATCGCGCAGGCGGACCTGGTGATCGCTCATGCAGGCACGGGGTCTGCCCTGCAGATCCTCGACGCGGGCCGCGTCCCACTGTTCCTCCCCCGGTCCAGCGCCAAGGGCGAGCATGTCGACGACCACCAGTTGCTCATCGCCGACGAGCTGAGCGCACGAGGACTGGCCGTGACGGCCGACCCCGACGACCTCCGCCCGGAGCATGTGTGGGAGGCACTCTCCCGGCGCGTCGAGCGCGGCTCTGCCGCTGAGTTCACACTGAAAACCGGAGAAAGTTGA
- a CDS encoding glycosyltransferase family 2 protein has protein sequence MSRVSVIVPTYRRPHFLVNALASLKSQSMTDFEVLVCDNGAEAATEDVVRSLDDERFRYIPRPQNVGMLRNALLGFADARSPLVMKLDDDDALMPDALERLTRPFDQEPEIRLSFGGVQLVDENDAPLQERTQWLDRTSGRAFFQEGRLTGATGIVARGGVQLAGAVVRADLVDWASVPAEVGTAYDFHLALTAAENDRPLWFTKAPVVRYRLHPDADTNTHSAAQARATVFVLEQALGSGRHQDTSALQRRLGQATLAAGRALLHDGDFRSARPFLHRSFRLQPGLTAARLAVTSHLPSALLRRLVSARQSNLPAA, from the coding sequence ATGTCTCGCGTTTCGGTCATCGTGCCTACCTACCGACGCCCACACTTCCTCGTCAACGCTCTCGCCTCACTGAAATCTCAGAGCATGACGGACTTCGAGGTGCTGGTCTGCGACAACGGCGCGGAGGCGGCCACCGAGGACGTGGTGCGTTCCTTGGACGACGAGAGGTTTCGCTACATCCCTCGTCCCCAGAACGTGGGAATGCTGCGAAACGCCCTGCTCGGATTCGCCGACGCCCGGTCGCCGTTGGTGATGAAGCTGGACGACGACGACGCCCTGATGCCCGATGCACTCGAACGCCTGACCCGGCCTTTCGATCAAGAGCCCGAGATCAGGCTGAGCTTCGGCGGCGTTCAACTTGTGGATGAAAACGACGCTCCCCTGCAGGAGCGGACGCAGTGGTTGGATCGCACCAGCGGCCGTGCGTTCTTCCAGGAGGGGCGTCTGACCGGGGCCACCGGCATCGTGGCTCGTGGGGGCGTCCAGCTCGCCGGCGCAGTGGTGCGGGCCGACCTGGTCGACTGGGCATCGGTCCCTGCCGAGGTGGGGACCGCCTACGACTTCCATCTTGCCCTAACTGCAGCAGAGAATGATCGGCCGCTGTGGTTCACCAAGGCTCCGGTGGTGCGTTACCGGCTTCACCCGGACGCCGACACGAACACCCACTCCGCGGCGCAGGCGAGGGCCACCGTCTTCGTGCTGGAGCAGGCGCTCGGGTCCGGGCGCCACCAAGACACGTCTGCACTGCAACGCCGCCTGGGGCAGGCCACCTTGGCTGCGGGCCGAGCCCTGCTGCACGACGGAGACTTCCGGTCGGCCAGGCCCTTCCTGCACCGATCCTTCCGGTTGCAGCCAGGCCTGACCGCGGCTCGGCTCGCGGTGACGTCTCATCTGCCGTCGGCATTGCTGCGCCGACTCGTGTCGGCCCGACAGTCAAATTTACCGGCGGCGTAA
- a CDS encoding phosphatase PAP2 family protein, producing the protein MRIGWGYVVSGVLGLLGIYLAAVWTTTGQRVDDALTARVRAGEDVAPLLLEVVHLIGPMTMVSVVALVVVAGLFTRGWRAALAASAGVAVCLITPQVLKAVLPRPELAVSWPLPNTLPSGHTAAVIAVVVALLVLAPQSLRLPVLLAGVVAATVMGYLMVALPHHRVSDVIASGAVGITGYGVALLVRWATTSTKT; encoded by the coding sequence GTGCGGATCGGGTGGGGGTATGTCGTCAGCGGCGTCCTCGGGCTGCTGGGCATCTACCTGGCCGCGGTCTGGACGACCACGGGGCAGCGGGTGGACGACGCGCTCACTGCGAGGGTCCGAGCCGGCGAAGATGTCGCTCCCCTTCTCCTTGAAGTGGTGCACCTGATCGGGCCGATGACGATGGTCTCTGTCGTGGCCCTGGTGGTCGTCGCTGGACTATTCACCCGCGGGTGGCGTGCGGCGCTGGCCGCGAGCGCCGGCGTGGCAGTGTGCTTGATCACCCCGCAGGTGCTCAAGGCGGTGCTACCCCGCCCGGAGCTGGCTGTCTCGTGGCCGCTGCCGAACACCTTGCCGAGCGGGCACACCGCGGCCGTGATCGCCGTGGTCGTGGCGCTCCTGGTCCTGGCCCCGCAGTCGCTCCGCCTCCCCGTGCTCCTGGCAGGGGTGGTCGCGGCGACAGTGATGGGCTACCTCATGGTGGCCCTTCCCCATCACCGGGTAAGTGACGTCATCGCCTCCGGCGCGGTCGGAATCACGGGCTACGGCGTCGCGCTGCTGGTGCGCTGGGCAACGACCTCGACGAAGACCTGA
- a CDS encoding NAD(P)H-dependent oxidoreductase gives MIITDTLLARRADEGAPVRVGLAGSGFMATGLMNHIVNTVPGMEIAAVYARRPEQALASLAKAGLREDQLVRADEPRQVDEAVAAGNVGITTSIEALTRADSVDVVVDCTGAVEFGAHLALATLEGGKHLVLLNAEVDATIGAALNPRFEAAGLVYTGCDGDQPGVQMNLIRFVRGLGLRPLVAGNIKGLQDPYRTPTTQEGFARKWGQDPHMVTSFADGTKVSVEQALVANAAGFSVHRRGLLQRDHRGHVDELTQMYDVDELRELGGAVDYVVGAQPGPGVYVLAEHDDPAQRHYLNLYKLGEGPLYSFYTPYHLCHFEVPNTVARAALLGDATIKPLPGPPHVDVVTVAKRDLKAGETLDALGGYTYYGECERASTVQQERLLPVGLAEGCVLTRDVAQDEVIGYADVTVPEGRLADRLRAEVDALFEQASR, from the coding sequence GTGATCATCACCGACACTCTGCTCGCCCGCCGCGCGGATGAGGGCGCTCCGGTGCGGGTCGGCCTCGCCGGCTCCGGCTTCATGGCGACCGGGCTGATGAACCACATCGTCAACACCGTCCCGGGGATGGAGATCGCCGCGGTCTACGCGCGCCGCCCGGAGCAGGCGCTCGCCTCCCTGGCCAAGGCCGGCCTCCGCGAGGACCAGCTGGTGCGGGCCGACGAGCCGCGGCAGGTCGACGAGGCAGTCGCGGCAGGCAACGTCGGGATCACCACCAGCATCGAGGCGCTCACCCGGGCCGACTCGGTGGACGTGGTCGTGGACTGCACCGGTGCCGTGGAGTTTGGCGCGCACCTGGCGCTCGCGACGCTCGAGGGCGGCAAGCACCTGGTCCTGCTGAACGCCGAGGTCGACGCGACCATCGGCGCCGCCCTGAACCCCCGGTTCGAGGCGGCCGGGCTGGTCTACACGGGATGCGACGGCGACCAGCCCGGCGTGCAGATGAACCTCATCCGGTTCGTCCGCGGGCTAGGTCTGCGCCCCCTGGTGGCCGGCAACATCAAGGGCCTGCAGGACCCCTACCGCACCCCCACCACCCAGGAGGGGTTTGCCCGCAAGTGGGGCCAGGACCCGCACATGGTGACCAGCTTCGCCGACGGCACCAAGGTGTCGGTGGAGCAGGCGCTGGTCGCCAACGCGGCGGGCTTCTCCGTCCACCGTCGCGGTCTGCTGCAGCGCGACCACCGTGGTCATGTGGACGAGCTGACCCAGATGTATGACGTGGATGAGCTGCGCGAGCTCGGCGGCGCGGTCGACTACGTCGTCGGCGCCCAGCCCGGGCCCGGGGTCTACGTCCTCGCCGAGCACGACGACCCGGCGCAGCGGCACTACCTCAACCTCTACAAGCTGGGGGAGGGGCCGCTGTACAGCTTCTACACCCCATACCACCTGTGCCACTTCGAGGTGCCGAACACCGTCGCGCGCGCTGCCCTGCTCGGGGACGCGACGATCAAGCCGCTGCCGGGTCCGCCGCACGTCGACGTCGTGACCGTGGCCAAGCGGGACCTGAAGGCGGGGGAGACCCTGGACGCGCTGGGTGGCTACACCTACTACGGCGAGTGCGAGCGGGCCAGCACCGTGCAGCAGGAGCGGCTGCTGCCGGTCGGCCTGGCGGAGGGGTGCGTCCTGACGCGCGACGTCGCCCAGGACGAGGTGATCGGGTATGCGGACGTGACCGTCCCGGAGGGCAGGCTCGCCGACCGGCTGCGCGCCGAGGTGGACGCGCTCTTCGAGCAGGCGTCTCGGTGA
- the rfbF gene encoding glucose-1-phosphate cytidylyltransferase — MKAVILAGGLGTRLSEETALRPKPMVEIGGLPILWHIMKTYAAHGIEDFIVCCGYKGTVIKDWFVNYRRRMSDLTIDLAKDEITVHTPHMEPWRVTLVDTGAETMTGGRLARVRDHIGQETFCLTYGDGVCDVDLTAEIAFHREAGMLATMLAVQPPGRFGALVLGADETEVSQFQEKPDGDGAWINGGYFVLEPGVIDFIDGDDTVWEQGPLRAIAQAGQLSAYKHTGFWQPMDTLRDKNLLEGLWASGKAPWKVW, encoded by the coding sequence ATGAAAGCAGTAATACTGGCCGGCGGGTTAGGCACGCGTCTCAGCGAAGAGACCGCACTCAGGCCCAAACCCATGGTGGAGATCGGCGGCCTCCCGATCCTCTGGCACATCATGAAGACGTATGCCGCGCACGGCATCGAGGACTTCATCGTGTGCTGCGGTTACAAGGGGACCGTCATCAAGGACTGGTTCGTCAACTACCGGCGCCGGATGTCCGACCTGACCATTGACCTGGCCAAGGATGAGATCACGGTGCACACCCCCCACATGGAGCCGTGGCGGGTCACCCTGGTGGACACCGGTGCTGAGACCATGACCGGAGGTCGGCTGGCCAGGGTCCGTGACCACATTGGGCAGGAGACCTTCTGCTTGACCTACGGTGACGGGGTCTGCGACGTCGACCTCACCGCGGAGATTGCCTTCCACCGCGAGGCCGGGATGCTCGCCACCATGCTCGCGGTGCAGCCACCGGGCCGGTTCGGCGCGCTCGTTCTGGGCGCCGACGAGACCGAGGTCAGCCAGTTTCAGGAGAAGCCAGACGGCGATGGCGCCTGGATCAACGGCGGTTATTTCGTCCTGGAGCCTGGGGTCATCGACTTCATCGACGGCGATGACACGGTCTGGGAGCAGGGGCCCCTCCGAGCCATCGCGCAGGCGGGACAGTTGAGTGCCTACAAGCACACCGGCTTCTGGCAGCCGATGGACACCCTGCGTGACAAGAACCTGCTCGAAGGACTCTGGGCGTCTGGCAAGGCGCCCTGGAAGGTGTGGTGA
- the rfbC gene encoding dTDP-4-dehydrorhamnose 3,5-epimerase has product MKFIPTEVDGCMIVELEQRADHRGFFARAFCTDEFAAHGLDTQVVQANLSFNHKAGTLRGMHRQIPPHAEGKLVRCIRGAIIDVALDLREDSPTFGRQAMVELSADNRRALWVPPYVAHGYQTLGDDTEVLYQVSGPYAPEGERGQRYDDPAFGLQWPHEVTVISEKDRSWPDWDGKPIA; this is encoded by the coding sequence ATGAAGTTCATTCCCACCGAGGTCGACGGCTGCATGATCGTCGAGCTGGAGCAGCGTGCAGACCACCGCGGCTTCTTCGCCCGCGCCTTCTGCACCGACGAGTTCGCCGCCCACGGCCTGGACACCCAGGTCGTGCAGGCCAACCTCTCGTTCAACCACAAGGCAGGCACACTCCGCGGCATGCATCGCCAGATCCCGCCCCACGCCGAGGGCAAGCTGGTGCGTTGCATCCGCGGGGCGATCATCGACGTGGCCCTGGATCTTCGGGAGGACAGCCCCACCTTCGGCAGGCAGGCCATGGTCGAGTTGAGCGCCGACAACCGGCGCGCTCTGTGGGTCCCGCCCTATGTCGCGCACGGTTATCAGACCCTCGGCGACGACACCGAGGTCCTTTACCAGGTCTCCGGCCCTTACGCCCCCGAGGGGGAGCGTGGCCAGCGCTACGACGACCCGGCCTTCGGCCTGCAGTGGCCGCACGAGGTGACGGTCATCTCGGAGAAGGACCGCAGCTGGCCCGACTGGGACGGGAAGCCGATCGCGTGA
- a CDS encoding glycosyltransferase family 2 protein, with the protein MSVLRRYWTSRFDQWGSRPEQRPGYTLLVPVPGDLPVFLELALQVLGTQGARGRVETLVIPDVVTPAMDAVVARHQADWAGPLELLRLPYPERVLLPRMRNPARNHGVQLLTGVSRTRARYIVLHDADLFLLSPDLLDERVALADREDLDVLGVDPVWDGWFAERGVHLAATWEMIARTDWLRSFPPSMHIGHDGEYDGEKHTFDTCLHPQAVSDPARREVVRSDDVVHFNYVISTYRHFQRARGGFVDDQFRLLLIRLFVDIFAREEFDYGLPSLSELAEGLHDAQAPVTYPAADGTVRESYAGFRGKLDRILQGPWTPPASRSAVSEQLQAFDRYYA; encoded by the coding sequence ATGTCCGTCCTACGCCGCTACTGGACCAGTCGGTTCGATCAGTGGGGGTCCCGCCCGGAGCAACGGCCGGGTTATACCCTGCTGGTGCCGGTGCCCGGTGACCTTCCGGTCTTCCTCGAGTTGGCCCTGCAGGTGCTGGGCACCCAGGGTGCCCGAGGCCGGGTGGAGACGCTCGTCATACCGGACGTCGTCACCCCCGCGATGGATGCGGTGGTCGCTCGCCACCAAGCCGACTGGGCCGGCCCCCTGGAGCTCCTTCGGCTGCCTTATCCCGAGCGCGTGCTGCTGCCCCGGATGCGCAACCCTGCCCGCAACCATGGCGTGCAGCTGTTGACGGGAGTTTCCCGCACCCGGGCGAGGTACATCGTGCTGCACGACGCGGACCTGTTCCTGCTGTCTCCTGACCTGCTGGACGAACGGGTGGCCCTGGCAGACCGGGAGGACCTGGACGTGCTGGGGGTGGACCCGGTGTGGGACGGGTGGTTCGCCGAGCGGGGAGTGCACCTGGCGGCCACCTGGGAGATGATCGCGCGCACCGACTGGCTGCGCTCCTTCCCGCCCAGCATGCACATAGGGCACGACGGGGAGTACGACGGGGAGAAGCACACCTTCGACACCTGCCTACACCCGCAAGCCGTGTCCGACCCGGCCCGCCGGGAGGTGGTCCGCAGCGATGATGTTGTCCACTTCAACTACGTCATCTCGACCTACCGGCACTTCCAGCGTGCGCGTGGGGGATTCGTGGACGACCAGTTCCGGCTGCTCCTTATCCGCCTCTTCGTCGACATCTTCGCCCGCGAGGAGTTCGACTACGGGCTACCTTCCCTGTCCGAGCTGGCCGAGGGCCTGCACGATGCTCAGGCGCCGGTGACCTATCCGGCCGCGGACGGGACGGTGCGGGAGAGCTATGCAGGATTCCGGGGCAAGCTGGACCGCATCCTGCAGGGGCCATGGACCCCTCCGGCTAGCAGGAGTGCGGTGAGCGAGCAGCTGCAGGCCTTCGACCGCTACTACGCATGA
- the lhgO gene encoding L-2-hydroxyglutarate oxidase yields the protein MSVASAHDVVVIGGGIVGLSTAMTLLQQRPGLDVLVVEKEQSLGRHQTGHNSGVIHAGVYYTPGSLKARLCTAGARATQEFCDEHDVPYRTVGKLIVATDDAELARMDALYERATANGLALERVDAAELHRREPHITGVGALWSPGTGIVDYTQVCQAMAREIARLGGQVQLGTRVTAITESLSEVRIDVASPGGEPDGPVYGRTLVVCAGIQADRLARLAGIDSDVRIVPFRGEYYRLPPSRNGIVSTLIYPVPDPALPFLGVHLTLMMDGGITVGPNAVLGLSREGYPKLSVNPQDAADIVRFPGFWRFVKGHVRSGLVEQWNSLYRPGYLALVRKYCPSLTLDDLGPEEAGIRAQAIRADGSMVEDFLVINTDRMVHVLNAPSPAATSALPIGAMIAERVGSPSR from the coding sequence GTGAGCGTCGCGTCGGCGCACGACGTCGTGGTGATCGGCGGTGGCATCGTCGGGCTCTCGACGGCCATGACGCTGCTGCAGCAGCGGCCCGGGCTCGACGTGCTGGTCGTGGAGAAGGAGCAGTCGCTGGGCCGGCACCAGACGGGGCACAACAGCGGAGTGATCCACGCCGGCGTCTACTACACGCCTGGTTCGCTCAAGGCGCGGCTGTGCACCGCGGGCGCCCGGGCCACGCAGGAGTTCTGCGACGAGCATGACGTGCCGTACCGCACCGTCGGCAAGCTGATCGTGGCCACCGACGACGCTGAGCTGGCCCGCATGGACGCGCTCTACGAGCGAGCCACCGCCAACGGTCTGGCGCTGGAGCGGGTGGACGCCGCCGAGCTGCATCGTCGTGAGCCGCACATCACCGGCGTCGGCGCCCTCTGGTCGCCCGGCACCGGGATCGTGGACTACACGCAAGTCTGTCAGGCGATGGCCCGGGAGATCGCGCGGCTGGGTGGGCAGGTCCAACTGGGCACGCGGGTCACCGCCATCACCGAGTCTCTCAGCGAGGTGCGGATCGACGTCGCCAGCCCAGGGGGTGAGCCCGACGGCCCGGTCTACGGTCGCACGCTGGTGGTGTGCGCCGGCATCCAGGCCGACCGGCTCGCCCGGCTGGCCGGCATCGACAGCGATGTGCGGATAGTCCCCTTCCGGGGGGAGTACTACCGGCTCCCTCCCTCGCGCAACGGCATCGTGAGCACGCTGATCTACCCCGTGCCGGACCCTGCGCTGCCCTTCCTGGGCGTGCACCTGACCCTGATGATGGACGGCGGCATCACCGTCGGACCCAACGCCGTGCTGGGCCTGTCGCGTGAGGGTTATCCCAAGCTGTCGGTCAACCCGCAGGACGCCGCCGACATCGTGCGCTTCCCGGGCTTCTGGCGCTTCGTGAAGGGGCATGTGCGCAGCGGTCTGGTCGAGCAGTGGAACTCGCTCTACCGCCCGGGTTACCTGGCCCTGGTGCGCAAGTACTGCCCCAGCCTGACCCTGGACGATCTCGGCCCGGAAGAGGCTGGCATCCGGGCGCAGGCGATCCGTGCGGACGGCAGCATGGTCGAGGACTTCCTGGTCATCAACACAGACCGGATGGTGCACGTCCTCAACGCACCCTCCCCGGCCGCCACCTCCGCGCTGCCCATCGGGGCCATGATCGCGGAACGGGTGGGTTCCCCGTCCAGGTAG
- a CDS encoding glycosyltransferase family 2 protein: MTSPQRPMVSVVVPAYNAQDTIGACLSGLLTQTYPHVEIVVIDDGSTDQTAEICRAYGPLVRYQRQENAGSAAARNAAFSLVRGDLIAFCDADDMLLPAYLDRAVAAYQDAGGGRRIVMSDALQLTSTGLAHGRRLIGPHFPRRRQRLAILQKNFVPILSVFPRALLEDVPGFAEDLDLVEDWEFWIRAVLTGWEVIFQPEPHALYRLSPDAKSTDDRRHEAEDEIIRRVRDQYREELTPQEQEFVSLRLTTPPPRFLDLQAGEALRDGDDNHARTLYRQLATLSSEDPRVRARALLLGYVPGATRLGRWRQQMIDRQMGGRIQATPTPSGPETVPPGGDSTPEEGTS, from the coding sequence GTGACGAGTCCGCAGCGGCCAATGGTCTCCGTCGTCGTGCCCGCCTACAACGCGCAGGACACGATCGGGGCCTGCCTGTCCGGGTTGCTGACCCAGACCTATCCCCACGTCGAGATCGTCGTCATCGACGATGGGTCCACCGACCAGACCGCTGAGATCTGCCGGGCATACGGACCGCTGGTGCGCTACCAGCGTCAGGAGAACGCCGGCAGCGCCGCGGCCCGCAACGCGGCCTTCTCTCTGGTGCGCGGAGACCTCATCGCCTTCTGCGACGCCGACGACATGTTGTTGCCCGCCTACCTCGACCGGGCGGTCGCGGCCTACCAGGACGCGGGCGGCGGCCGACGGATCGTGATGTCCGACGCCCTGCAGCTGACGTCAACCGGACTCGCCCACGGCCGCCGGCTGATCGGGCCGCACTTCCCGCGCCGACGGCAACGCCTGGCGATCCTGCAGAAGAACTTCGTCCCCATCCTGAGTGTCTTTCCCCGAGCTCTGCTGGAGGACGTTCCCGGGTTCGCCGAGGACCTTGACCTGGTCGAGGACTGGGAGTTCTGGATTCGCGCCGTCCTCACCGGGTGGGAGGTCATCTTCCAGCCGGAGCCGCACGCCCTCTACCGGCTGTCGCCAGACGCGAAGTCGACAGACGACAGACGGCACGAAGCCGAGGACGAGATCATCCGCCGGGTTCGGGACCAGTACCGGGAGGAGCTGACGCCGCAGGAGCAGGAGTTCGTCTCCCTGCGGCTGACCACGCCCCCGCCCCGGTTCCTGGACCTGCAGGCCGGGGAGGCGCTGCGCGACGGCGACGACAACCACGCCCGGACGCTCTACCGCCAGCTCGCGACGCTGAGCTCGGAGGACCCGCGGGTCAGGGCCCGGGCGCTGCTTCTGGGCTACGTCCCCGGGGCCACCAGGCTGGGCCGGTGGCGCCAGCAGATGATCGACCGTCAGATGGGCGGCCGCATCCAGGCCACACCCACCCCCTCCGGCCCGGAGACCGTGCCGCCGGGCGGCGACAGCACACCAGAGGAAGGAACATCATGA